The genomic DNA TTTCTCAAAGCCCAAGTTAACTCAGTCTTAAGCGTATCATTATAACAATTCATAATTCTTGTTATGGATACCGGTTAGACTATGGCAGAGCTTGAGGACTTTCGGCGCACTCTGGTGCACGGAGAAGCAGCGCTAAAACAAATAAAACGCTGCGAAGTGCCGGCATTTCCGCGTCATTATGAACTCTGGTACACCTATTCCGCTGGCTTTGACCAGAAACTCAACAATGCAGTCAACGAGATTCTACGCTCCCGTGGCAAAGTCACGCTGGAAGAAACCACTTATCTGTATGATACATTTCTCTCGCCCTTCCGGCTAGGTGACAAGCTCGACCAGTTCGGCAGCGATTTCAGCGACCAGATCGAGGCGATACTTGACGGTATTGACGAAAGCATAGAGGTCAGCGACGAATATTCATCGACTTTGTCCACGCTTTCAACGGAGCTGGGCGCAGCCAAAAATTCCGAAACCGTGAAATCCGTGGTTCACGATCTTGTCAAAGCCACCGCCATCGTTCGCGCTTCCAACAAGAAAATGGAAGAAAGGCTCAAGGAATCGCAGATTCAGGTTGCTGAACTGAAAGACAATCTGGAAGCTGCCCGCTTTGAAAATTTGACAGATGAATTGACCGGACTGGGCAATCGCCGCCTGTTTGAACAGACCATAGCGCGGAAGGTCCAGGCCAGTTCCGGTATCGGCACCACTTTCTGCCTGATAATGATCGACATCGATCATTTCAAACAATTCAATGACACCTGGGGCCATCAGACCGGCGATCAGGTTCTGCGTCTTGTCGGGATGACCATCAAGAATTCCATTACGGCCGTTGATATTGCTGCCCGCTATGGCGGCGAAGAGTTTGCAGTGATCATGCCTGATACGTCTCTGGATGAGGCGGTCATGCAAGCTGACCGTATTCGCGCAGCAATCAAGGACCGAAAACTGCTGAAACGTTCCACCGGTGAGAAGCTTGGCAACGTGACCATTTCGGCAGGCGTTGCGCGATTTGAGCAAGACGATATCGCAGCCTCGCTGATTGAGCGTGCGGATGCAGCCCTGTATACCGCCAAACGTGCAGGACGAAACTGCGTAATGTCCGACAAACCCGATTTCGACGAAGACCGGATGGTGTCCTGAACAATGATCATGGACAGCGCAAGCTTCGTCGCGACCTGATGTCACCTGCGTTTCGGAAATTCTATGGGAGGGCCGCATTTCAGGTGTTCAGGGGCCCGCTGTCAGTTTGATGCCTCATCCTCGACAAAGTTCCTCAACGGTGCCTTCAAGCTCCATCGCAGGCCATCGCGAGCATATTCGAGATCAACATTACCGATAAACGCGGCTTCCATATGGGTTGTCGTGATCTGTGTTCCGAAACTGGACCTTTCCGGCGGGGCAGATGGCGGTCCACCCTTTTCCACCCAGGTCAGTCTGAATTGCTCGCTGTCATCACTTCCGCTGAACGTTTCCCAACCAATTTCGACAGAGCCCCTGGGTGTTGAGAGGCTTCCATATTTGACGGCATTGGTGGCCAGTTCATGAAGCGCCAGACCAAGATTCTGAACGGCCTCAGATTTCAGCAGAATCGGTTTGCCGGTAACCGTCAATTGCGCATCCGAATTCATGAAATTCTGCAGGTGATGTTTGACCAACCCTTCAAGGCTGATATTTTTCCAGTGAGTCTGCGTCAACAGATCAATGGACCGGCCCAACCCCCCTATCCTGCCTACAATAACTTCCTTGAACTCATCGACCGAGGTTGCGCCCCTGGCTGACTGCCGAATGGTGGCCTGAATGATGGCCATCAGGTTTTTGGACCTGTGCGCCAGTTCATCCATTACAATCCGAAGCTGTTCTTCGGCTCGGTCCCGGTCGAAGGAGGCAGTGGAGAGGGTTTTGGCAACAATATTGAATTCGTTGATGTTGGACGAAATTGGAGAAACGATTCCTCCTTCCCCCATGCGGTCCGCCATCCGGGCAAGTCTGCGAATGCTGGCGCTCAATGAACGGGCAACGAAATAGGTCGCGAGCATGGAAAGCGCAAACAGGCCAAGGCCTCCATAAATCAGTTTTTTCCAAGTCGACAAAATCGTCGCCTGGGCGGTCGAAGTCGGGCCCCAGACAATCGCGCTCCATTGCCAGTTGTTAAAGGCAACGCGTGCTGCAATGCCCGGCACGCCATCAAAATCGCCGCGGTAAATTCCTCCAAGTCTCAGACCGCCCTCAATCTGCCTGCTATAAAACGGCGGCGGCACGCCGACCTTCAACTCCGGATCTGTGGCCGATACCACATTTCCCGCCTTGTCCAGCACTGCTGTTTGCCAGCCGTCCGGCAACCCTTCAGTCTGAATTGCCTCACCCAGTTCGTCCGCATTCTTGGTTGTAACAATGATTCGGGCCGGATTATCCAATCCAAATCTCAATGGGTGCATGACGTTGAAAACCACCTTGCCGCTGGTTTTGCCAAGAAAGACATCCGAAACAGTAAAATCACCGTTCTCCAGGACTTCCGCAAATGCAGTCATATTAGAGGTCTTGCCCAATGGCTGATCGAAGGGTGTGCGGGTATTGAGGAGCTGGTTTCCTTCACCATCCAGAACAATGACAAAAATATTGGATTGACTCAGCGCTTCCCGAGTTCTGCTGTGGAAAGTTCTAAAATCGCCAGCGCGCAGTTCTGGAGCCGACGATACCGCCTGCAGTGTGGTTCTCATTTCCGCAAGAATCGGTTCAATCTTGCCAACCACGCTACGCGCTTCACGCAAGGTTCTGCGTTCCAGTGCAGCGGCTTCCTTCGCCCCAAGTTCCGCCAGCAGAAAAGCCGTAAAGATCAGCATCGGAACGACAATCGCTCCCACCAGAAAAATCAGATAAACGCGAATGGAGGCTTTGGGCATCAAGTGATTCTCTGCATGGGGGACGAAGTTTACCAGTTTGCCGGCATTGCCTTCCGGGGGAGACCATATCTGAAGAGCGGATTCCGGCAACCCCATTATTTACCGGATTTTTATCTGATACCAACCCTGAAATTTGACAAAACAAAGCTGAACGCTCGAAGGGCAATATCATTCCGACACAGAGAATGAACCGGCAGATGCGCTGGCTGAAAAGCCCGGGGGCATAATCTGTTTTAGACTGACGTCAGCCCCATCTGCCAGAACTCGGCTTCCAACCTGGTCGCTTGGCTAAACAGATGGAAAAGACGATTCTGCCGGCCTTGTGTCAGCAGTTCAGAAGCGTGTTTTTCAAGGGTTAGCAGGGTCGCCTGTGCGACGTCCTGATAAGCCTGCCCGGCATATTCGTTGATCCAGGTCTGATAGGGGTGATTTGCCTCAGGCTTGCCATGTTCCGCAACCAGCCAGCGACCGATCTCAGCATAGCCAAGCATGCAGGGTGCAAGAGCAACCATCAAATCGAGAATGTCACCGGCGTGCCCGGCCTCCAGAACGAACCGTGTATAGGCAATGGTTTGCGGGGCTTCCACGCTATGCTCCAGATCGGCTGCAGACAGTCCCCAATCCGCGCAAAGCCGGACATGCAAATCCATCTCCACATCCAGAATAGCCGAGACGCCCGCAGCAGCGTCCCGCATATCCTGAAGGTTGGTGGATTTATAGACCGCCAGCGCATGGGCCCGTGCAAATTGAATCAGAAACAGATAATCCTGCACCAGATAGGTTTGAAATGCAGGCTTGGGAAGCGTCGCGGCACCCAGTTGCAGGACGAATTCATGACGCGTATAGGCGCGCCATTCGTCAGCACAATTGTCCTTCAAAGACTCAAAGAAACCCACCCAGAGGAACTCAGCCGTTGGGGATGGCGGCCTGCAGCGTCACAGATTCGCCGCAGCCGCAGGCAGAGGTCTGGTTCGGGTTGTTAAAAACGAAACCGGACCGCAGCTTGGTAATCTCATAGTCCATCTGCGTGCCAAGCAAAAACAGCGCGGCGCCCGGATCAACAAAAACCGTTGCCCCGTCCACTTCAACACTGTCATCTTTTGGATCGGGTTCGCGGGCCAGATCAATGGTATATTCCATGCCCGCACAACCGCCCTTTTTGATGCCGACCCGAATACCCGCAGCTCCGTTTGAGCCGGATGTAATTTCGCGCACGCGGTCGGCAGCGGCA from Pararhizobium sp. IMCC3301 includes the following:
- a CDS encoding TenA family protein, with protein sequence MGFFESLKDNCADEWRAYTRHEFVLQLGAATLPKPAFQTYLVQDYLFLIQFARAHALAVYKSTNLQDMRDAAAGVSAILDVEMDLHVRLCADWGLSAADLEHSVEAPQTIAYTRFVLEAGHAGDILDLMVALAPCMLGYAEIGRWLVAEHGKPEANHPYQTWINEYAGQAYQDVAQATLLTLEKHASELLTQGRQNRLFHLFSQATRLEAEFWQMGLTSV
- the sufA gene encoding Fe-S cluster assembly scaffold SufA, with product MGAFQVLTLTDAAADRVREITSGSNGAAGIRVGIKKGGCAGMEYTIDLAREPDPKDDSVEVDGATVFVDPGAALFLLGTQMDYEITKLRSGFVFNNPNQTSACGCGESVTLQAAIPNG
- a CDS encoding sensor histidine kinase, which produces MPKASIRVYLIFLVGAIVVPMLIFTAFLLAELGAKEAAALERRTLREARSVVGKIEPILAEMRTTLQAVSSAPELRAGDFRTFHSRTREALSQSNIFVIVLDGEGNQLLNTRTPFDQPLGKTSNMTAFAEVLENGDFTVSDVFLGKTSGKVVFNVMHPLRFGLDNPARIIVTTKNADELGEAIQTEGLPDGWQTAVLDKAGNVVSATDPELKVGVPPPFYSRQIEGGLRLGGIYRGDFDGVPGIAARVAFNNWQWSAIVWGPTSTAQATILSTWKKLIYGGLGLFALSMLATYFVARSLSASIRRLARMADRMGEGGIVSPISSNINEFNIVAKTLSTASFDRDRAEEQLRIVMDELAHRSKNLMAIIQATIRQSARGATSVDEFKEVIVGRIGGLGRSIDLLTQTHWKNISLEGLVKHHLQNFMNSDAQLTVTGKPILLKSEAVQNLGLALHELATNAVKYGSLSTPRGSVEIGWETFSGSDDSEQFRLTWVEKGGPPSAPPERSSFGTQITTTHMEAAFIGNVDLEYARDGLRWSLKAPLRNFVEDEASN
- a CDS encoding GGDEF domain-containing protein, whose amino-acid sequence is MAELEDFRRTLVHGEAALKQIKRCEVPAFPRHYELWYTYSAGFDQKLNNAVNEILRSRGKVTLEETTYLYDTFLSPFRLGDKLDQFGSDFSDQIEAILDGIDESIEVSDEYSSTLSTLSTELGAAKNSETVKSVVHDLVKATAIVRASNKKMEERLKESQIQVAELKDNLEAARFENLTDELTGLGNRRLFEQTIARKVQASSGIGTTFCLIMIDIDHFKQFNDTWGHQTGDQVLRLVGMTIKNSITAVDIAARYGGEEFAVIMPDTSLDEAVMQADRIRAAIKDRKLLKRSTGEKLGNVTISAGVARFEQDDIAASLIERADAALYTAKRAGRNCVMSDKPDFDEDRMVS